The following proteins are encoded in a genomic region of Arcobacter cloacae:
- a CDS encoding AEC family transporter — protein sequence MLEPILPIAIYLLLGYLFKLAFQDNSKQLVDFVIYFSLPAIVFSKIYPLTLDERIIGLIFMFICFILLNLLFAYFIGKAMRLNKLYLATFMIMATFGNTSFIGFSYIDAFYGQDFVVYALIYDIFGSFLLLVSVGMFIITWGSGKKNSLKSISKSVFLFPPAIMFFITIFMKNFEIPNFIMLTSQTLGSTLVPLAMIAIGMKLELKHIFARLHIVSVAVVLKMVIIPIIILIGFKYFYGVDQTWVKVTIIEVAMPPMTMATVLAIKGGLDEKIAINSLVLGVLISLVTIPIFVSYLA from the coding sequence ATGTTAGAACCTATTTTGCCAATTGCAATTTATTTACTTTTAGGATATTTATTCAAATTAGCTTTTCAAGATAATTCTAAACAATTGGTGGATTTTGTAATCTACTTCTCTCTTCCTGCTATTGTATTTTCAAAAATCTATCCCTTAACTTTAGATGAAAGAATTATTGGCTTAATTTTTATGTTTATTTGTTTTATTTTATTAAATCTTTTATTTGCTTATTTTATTGGTAAAGCAATGAGATTAAATAAATTATATCTTGCAACTTTTATGATTATGGCAACTTTTGGAAATACCTCATTCATTGGTTTTTCTTATATTGATGCATTTTATGGACAAGATTTTGTTGTTTATGCATTGATTTATGATATATTTGGTTCTTTTTTATTGTTAGTTTCTGTTGGTATGTTTATTATCACTTGGGGAAGTGGTAAAAAAAATAGTTTAAAATCTATTTCAAAATCTGTATTTTTATTCCCTCCTGCAATTATGTTTTTTATAACTATTTTTATGAAAAATTTTGAAATACCTAATTTTATAATGTTAACTTCTCAAACCCTTGGTTCAACACTTGTTCCTCTTGCTATGATTGCAATTGGAATGAAACTTGAATTAAAACATATTTTTGCAAGATTACATATTGTATCTGTAGCAGTTGTTTTAAAAATGGTTATTATCCCTATAATTATTCTTATTGGATTTAAATATTTTTACGGTGTTGATCAAACATGGGTAAAAGTAACAATTATTGAAGTTGCTATGCCACCTATGACAATGGCCACAGTTTTAGCTATAAAAGGTGGATTGGATGAAAAAATTGCAATAAATTCTTTGGTATTAGGTGTTTTAATAAGTTTAGTTACTATACCTATTTTTGTGTCATATTTAGCGTAA
- a CDS encoding biotin--[acetyl-CoA-carboxylase] ligase, protein MKIIRLNEVTSTHTYLKEYISNRGFIKPICILTDYQTNGVGSRGNSWKGKKGNLFFSFVYTKNCFPDDLPTQTISIYVSYILKNCLKQLGSKIWIKWPNDFYIEDKKIGGTITNISADLVYCGIGINLLDVEKEFGKLDIKIEVDSLLKSYFLEIEKKISWKQIFSDFKIEFQHSKKFQTTIDNQKVSLENAMLNEDGSIQVNNKKVFSLR, encoded by the coding sequence ATGAAAATTATAAGATTAAATGAAGTTACTTCTACACATACATATTTAAAAGAGTATATCTCTAATAGAGGTTTTATTAAACCTATATGTATTTTAACTGATTATCAAACAAATGGAGTTGGCAGTAGAGGTAACTCTTGGAAGGGAAAAAAGGGAAATCTTTTTTTCTCTTTTGTTTATACTAAAAATTGTTTTCCTGATGATTTACCAACTCAAACTATTTCGATTTATGTTTCTTATATTTTAAAAAATTGTTTAAAACAATTAGGTTCTAAAATATGGATTAAGTGGCCTAATGATTTTTATATAGAAGATAAAAAAATAGGAGGTACTATTACAAATATATCTGCTGATTTAGTTTATTGTGGAATAGGTATAAACTTACTTGATGTGGAAAAAGAGTTTGGAAAGTTGGATATTAAAATAGAAGTAGATAGTTTGTTGAAAAGTTATTTTTTAGAAATAGAAAAAAAGATTTCATGGAAGCAAATATTTAGTGATTTTAAGATAGAATTTCAACATAGCAAAAAGTTCCAAACAACCATAGACAATCAAAAAGTTTCACTTGAAAATGCGATGTTAAATGAAGATGGTTCAATACAAGTAAACAATAAAAAGGTATTTAGTTTAAGATGA
- a CDS encoding ParA family protein, with protein sequence MTEIISIANQKGGVGKTTTAVNLSAALALEGKKVLLIDADPQANATTSLGFHRDTYEYNIYHVMLGTKELSEIILDSEIENLKVAPSNIGLVGIEKEFYKNTKERELVLKRKIDPIKKDYDYIIIDSPPALGPITINTLSASTSVLIPIQCEFFALEGLAQLLNTIKLVKQTINQSLQIRGFLPTMYSAQNNLSKQVFADLAQHFENKLFKIDENSYVVIPRNVKLAESPSFGKPIMLYDTNSSGTKAYTNLARAIAG encoded by the coding sequence ATGACAGAAATTATTTCAATAGCTAATCAAAAAGGTGGTGTAGGTAAAACTACTACTGCTGTAAACTTAAGTGCTGCTCTTGCATTAGAAGGTAAAAAAGTATTATTAATAGATGCAGATCCGCAAGCAAATGCAACTACATCTTTAGGATTTCATAGGGATACTTATGAATATAATATTTATCATGTAATGCTTGGAACAAAAGAATTAAGTGAAATTATACTAGATTCAGAAATAGAGAATTTAAAAGTTGCACCTTCTAATATTGGTTTAGTAGGAATAGAAAAAGAGTTTTATAAAAATACAAAAGAGAGAGAATTAGTTTTAAAAAGAAAAATTGATCCAATTAAAAAAGATTATGATTATATAATAATAGATTCACCACCTGCACTTGGGCCAATTACAATAAATACTTTAAGTGCTTCAACTTCAGTATTAATTCCTATTCAATGTGAGTTTTTTGCTCTAGAAGGTTTGGCTCAATTATTAAATACAATTAAATTGGTAAAACAAACAATAAATCAATCTTTACAAATAAGAGGTTTTTTACCAACAATGTATAGTGCACAAAATAATCTTTCAAAACAAGTTTTTGCAGATTTAGCTCAACATTTTGAAAATAAATTATTTAAAATTGATGAGAATTCATATGTGGTTATTCCAAGAAATGTAAAATTAGCAGAGAGCCCAAGTTTTGGTAAACCAATTATGCTTTATGACACAAATTCAAGTGGTACAAAAGCTTATACAAATTTAGCAAGAGCAATTGCTGGTTAA
- the proB gene encoding glutamate 5-kinase yields the protein MKRLVIKVGTAVLTQDGQLALDRMENLVKLIAKLKNEKNLEVILVSSGAVGAGFTSLKLDKKILANKQALAAIGQPLLLKHYKKRFKEYNITCAQMLFIGDDFDSRKRTKNAQNVMEILLENKILPIINENDVIATEELVFGDNDQLAAHVAYHFKADMLAILSDIDGYYNKNPREFADAQLQKFVYEIKEEDLQMKHSANSEFATGGIVTKLKAANFLMQRGIPMYLSSGFDLTNAYDFLVDGNHKSGTIFQAKK from the coding sequence ATGAAAAGATTAGTAATTAAGGTAGGAACAGCTGTTTTAACTCAAGACGGGCAACTAGCTCTTGATAGAATGGAAAACTTAGTAAAATTAATAGCTAAATTAAAAAATGAAAAAAATCTAGAAGTTATTTTAGTATCTTCAGGTGCTGTTGGTGCTGGATTTACTTCTTTAAAATTAGATAAAAAAATATTAGCAAACAAACAAGCACTTGCTGCTATTGGTCAACCATTATTACTTAAACATTATAAAAAAAGATTTAAAGAATATAATATCACTTGTGCTCAAATGCTTTTTATTGGAGATGATTTTGATTCAAGAAAAAGAACTAAGAATGCACAAAATGTAATGGAAATTTTACTTGAAAACAAAATTCTTCCAATTATAAATGAAAATGATGTTATAGCAACAGAAGAGCTTGTTTTTGGCGATAATGACCAATTAGCTGCTCATGTTGCTTATCATTTTAAAGCAGATATGTTAGCTATTTTATCAGATATTGATGGTTATTATAATAAAAATCCAAGAGAGTTTGCTGATGCACAGTTACAAAAATTTGTTTATGAAATTAAAGAAGAAGATTTACAAATGAAGCATAGTGCAAATTCTGAATTTGCAACAGGTGGAATTGTTACAAAATTGAAAGCCGCTAATTTTTTAATGCAAAGAGGAATTCCTATGTATTTATCTTCAGGTTTTGATTTAACTAATGCTTATGATTTTTTAGTTGATGGAAATCATAAAAGTGGAACAATTTTTCAAGCAAAAAAATAA
- the fmt gene encoding methionyl-tRNA formyltransferase, whose product MSKRILFMGTPDYATAIFKELLNSKYEVIGLFTQPDKPVGRKQVLTPPHIKQFCIDEKIDLPIYQPLKLRNNEEVKKQIEELKPDFIIVAAYGQILPKEILDIAPCINLHASLLPKYRGASPIQESLLNDDKFTGVTSMLMEEGLDSGNILAFQYLKITHNMEVLEAFEKLSQIAAKLTILTLDNFENIKPLKQNESDVSFCKKIKKEDGLVNFLNAKKLYLKYKAYSFWPGVFLESELKLKDLELIEENSNNDMGIILEINKDFIVIGCKKGSLKIKTLQAPSKKAINAVDYVRGQRLEVGSVLI is encoded by the coding sequence ATGAGTAAAAGAATTCTATTTATGGGAACTCCAGATTATGCTACAGCAATTTTTAAAGAGTTACTAAATAGTAAATATGAAGTTATTGGCTTATTTACTCAACCTGATAAACCAGTTGGACGAAAACAGGTTTTAACTCCTCCTCATATAAAACAGTTTTGTATAGATGAAAAAATAGATTTACCAATTTATCAACCATTAAAATTAAGAAATAATGAAGAAGTAAAAAAACAAATAGAAGAGTTAAAACCTGATTTTATAATTGTTGCTGCTTATGGTCAAATCTTACCTAAAGAAATTTTAGATATTGCACCTTGCATAAATCTTCATGCTTCTTTGTTACCAAAATATAGAGGAGCTAGTCCTATCCAAGAATCACTTTTAAATGATGATAAGTTTACAGGTGTTACATCTATGTTAATGGAAGAAGGGCTTGATAGTGGTAATATCTTAGCATTTCAATATTTGAAAATTACACATAATATGGAAGTTTTAGAAGCTTTTGAAAAATTATCACAGATTGCTGCAAAACTTACCATTTTAACATTGGATAATTTTGAAAATATAAAACCTCTAAAACAAAATGAATCAGATGTTAGTTTTTGTAAAAAAATTAAAAAAGAAGATGGTTTAGTAAATTTTTTAAATGCAAAAAAATTATATTTAAAGTATAAAGCTTACTCTTTTTGGCCTGGTGTTTTTTTAGAATCAGAATTAAAACTAAAAGATTTAGAGTTAATTGAAGAAAATTCAAATAATGACATGGGAATAATTTTAGAAATAAACAAAGACTTTATAGTTATTGGATGTAAAAAAGGAAGTTTAAAAATCAAAACTTTACAAGCTCCATCGAAAAAAGCTATAAATGCAGTTGATTATGTAAGAGGTCAAAGATTAGAAGTTGGGAGTGTTTTAATTTAG